A genomic region of Oryza glaberrima chromosome 1, OglaRS2, whole genome shotgun sequence contains the following coding sequences:
- the LOC127765846 gene encoding probable 3-hydroxyisobutyrate dehydrogenase-like 1, mitochondrial: MLASISRSLTRRRPPLPLSAAAAAAAAAMSSSATGVNVSDRPISPDTTRVAWVGTGVMGQSMAGHLLAAGYALTVYNRTASKAEGLVSRGATLAESPRAAAAAADVIFLMVGFPSDVRSTSLDPSTGALAGLAPGGLLVDMTTSDPTLAAEIAEAAAAKSCAAVDAPVSGGDRGARSATLSIFAGGDAAVVAHLAPLFKLMGNALYMGGPGAGQRAKLGNQIAIASTMVGLVEGMVYAHKAGLDVAKWLEAISTGAAGSKSLDLYGKRMLERDMAAGFYVRHFVKDLGICLSECQAMGLALPGLALAHQLYVSLLAHGEGGLGTQALILAIERLNNTCLDKKPE, translated from the coding sequence ATGCTCGCAAGCATCTCCCGATCCCTCACTCGCCGTCGCCCACCCCTTCCgctttccgccgccgccgccgccgcagcagcagccatgtCGTCGTCCGCCACCGGCGTGAACGTCTCCGACCGTCCGATTTCCCCGGACACCACCCGCGTCGCCTGGGTCGGGACGGGCGTCATGGGCCAATCCATGgccggccacctcctcgccgccggctacgCGCTCACTGTCTACAACCGCACGGCCTCCAAGGCCGAGGGGCTCGTCTCCCGGGGAGCCACCCTCGCGGAAagcccgcgcgcggccgccgccgcagccgatgTCATCTTCCTCATGGTCGGCTTCCCCTCCGACGTCCGCTCCACCTCCCTCGACCCCTCCACGGGTgccctcgccggcctcgccccAGGCGGATTGCTCGTCGACATGACCACCTCCGACCCCACCCTCGCCGCGGAGATCGCCGAGGCCGCGGCCGCCAAAagctgcgccgccgtcgacgccccggtctccggcggcgaccgcggggcCCGCAGCGCGACGCTCTCcatcttcgccggcggcgacgcggccgtgGTCGCCCACCTGGCGCCCCTGTTCAAGCTGATGGGGAACGCGCTGTACATGGGCGGGCCGGGCGCCGGGCAGCGCGCGAAGCTGGGCAACCAGATCGCGATCGCGTCCACCATGGTCGGGCTGGTGGAGGGCATGGTGTACGCGCACAAGGCCGGGCTGGACGTGGCGAAGTGGCTGGAGGCCATCTCCACGGGCGCGGCGGGGTCCAAGTCGCTGGACCTGTACGGGAAGCGGATGCTGGAGCGGGACATGGCGGCCGGGTTCTACGTGCGCCACTTCGTCAAGGACCTCGGGATCTGCCTGTCGGAGTGCCAGGCCATGGGGCTGGCGCTGCCGGGGCTCGCGCTCGCGCACCAGCTCTACGTGTCGCTGCTCGCGCACGGCGAGGGCGGCCTCGGCACGCAGGCGCTCATCCTCGCCATCGAGCGGCTCAACAACACCTGCCTTGACAAGAAACCGGAGTGA
- the LOC127775571 gene encoding uncharacterized protein LOC127775571: MAAEGSELGSPPAAAAPPPKRRKIEPSRRDRPSQVALDRDKVAASSSSLVSGTPPLRVDLNKVREAKRYAVFQAQHEGCLGSYKSFDSSFGSSTQSHETNPDKARVGASAI, translated from the exons ATGGCAGCGGAGGGATCAGAGCTTGgctccccaccggcggcggcggcgccgcctcccaaGCGTCGGAAGATCGAGCCGTCGCGGAG GGACAGACCTTCTCAAGTTGCTCTGGACAGGGACAAGGTGGCAGCATCATCCAGTTCATTG GTTTCAGGTACACCACCGTTGAGAGTGGATCTCAACAAAGTTAGAGAGGCAAAGAGATATGCTGTCTTTCAAGCACAGCATGAGGGGTGCCTTGGAAGCTATAAAAGTTTTGATTCCTCGTTTG GCAGCAGCACGCAGAGCCACGAAACGAATCCAGACAAAGCCCGCGTTGGGGCATCTGCAATCTGA
- the LOC127764480 gene encoding elongation factor 2-like, translated as MVKFTVEEMRRIMDKKHNIRNMSVVAHVDHGKSTLTDSLVAAAGIIAQDVAGDVRMTDSRADEAERGITIKSTGISLYYEMSDESLKSYKGDRDGNEYLIDLIDSPGHVDFSSEVTAALRITDGALVVVDCIEGVCVQTETVLRQALGERIRPVLTVNKMDRCFLELQVGGEEAYQTFSRVIENANVIMATYEDALLGDVQVYPEKGTVAFSAGLHGWAFTLSNFAKMYASKFGVDESKMMERLWGENYFDPTTKKWTIKHTGSDTCKRGFVQFCYEPIRQIINTCMNDQKDKLLPMLQKLGVTMKDLTGKALMKRVMQTWLPASNALLEMMIYHLPSPAKAQRYRVENLYEGPLDDIYASAIRNCDPEGPLMLYVSKMIPASDKGRFYAFGRVFSGRVATGMKVRIMGPNYAPGQKKDLYVKNVQRTVIWMGKKQESVEDVPCGNTVAMVGLDQFITKNATLTNEKEVDACPIKAMKFSVSPVVRVAVQCKVASDLPKLVEGLKRLAKSDPMVLCTVEESGEHIIAGAGELHLEICLKDLQEDFMGGAEITVSPPVVSFRETVLEKSCRTVMSKSPNKHNRLYMEARPMEESLPEAIDEGRIGPRDDPKVRSKILSEEFGWDKELAKKIWCFGPETTGPNIVVDMCKGVQYLNEIKDSVVAGFQWASKEGALAEENMRGRGICFEVCDVILHSDAIHRGGGQIIPTARRVIYAAQLTAKPRLLEPVYLVEIQAPENALGGIYSVLNQKRGHVFEEMQRPGTPLYNIKAYLPVIESFGFTSTLRAATSGQAFPLFVFDHWEMLSVDPLEPGTQTANLVLDIRKRKGLKEQITPLSEYEDKL; from the exons ATGGTTAAGTTTACGGTTGAAGAGATGCGCAGGATTATGGACAAGAAGCATAACATCCGTAACATGTCTGTTGTCGCTCATGTGGACCATG GAAAATCTACCCTTACTGATTCCCTTGTGGCAGCTGCTGGAATTATAGCCCAGGATGTTGCTGGTGATGTTCGAATGACTGATAGTCGTGCAGATGAAGCAGAACGTGGTATTACAATAAAATCTACTGGTATCTCTCTTTACTATGAGATGAGTGATGAGTCACTCAAAAGTTACAAGGGTGACAGAGATGGAAATGAATACCTAATCGACCTCATTGACTCACCTGGACATGTTGATTTTTCTTCGGAAGTCACAGCCGCACTTCGTATAACTGATGGCGCTTTGGTTGTGGTTGACTGTATTGAGGGTGTCTGCGTTCAAACTGAAACTGTGCTTCGCCAAGCCCTTGGTGAGAGGATTAGGCCTGTCCTCACTGTGAACAAGATGGATAGATGTTTTCTTGAACTTCAAGTTGGTGGTGAGGAAGCTTATCAAACTTTCTCCCGTGTCATAGAGAATGCAAATGTTATTATGGCAACATACGAAGATGCACTCCTTGGTGATGTTCAAGTCTATCCAGAAAAAGGGACTGTTGCTTTCTCTGCTGGCTTGCATGGATGGGCTTTCACCTTGTCTAACTTTGCAAAGATGTATGCATCCAAGTTTGGAGTTGATGAATCTAAAATGATGGAGAGGCTTTGGGGTGAGAACTACTTTGACCCTACCACAAAGAAGTGGACCATCAAACACACCGGTTCTGATACTTGCAAGAGAGGTTTTGTTCAGTTCTGCTATGAGCCCATCAGGCAAATTATCAACACCTGCATGAATGATCAGAAAGATAAGTTGTTGCCTATGCTGCAAAAGCTTGGTGTTACCATGAAGGACCTAACTGGCAAGGCTCTCATGAAGCGTGTTATGCAAACTTGGCTTCCTGCAAGTAATGCACTTCTTGAGATGATGATCTATCACCTTCCCTCTCCAGCAAAGGCTCAGAGGTACCGTGTGGAAAACTTGTATGAGGGCCCCCTTGATGATATATATGCATCTGCCATTAGAAACTGTGATCCAGAAGGTCCTCTTATGCTGTATGTTTCAAAGATGATTCCAGCATCTGACAAGGGGAGGTTCTACGCTTTTGGTCGTGTTTTCTCAGGGAGAGTTGCAACTGGCATGAAGGTCCGTATCATGGGCCCCAATTATGCCCCTGGCCAGAAGAAAGATCTGTACGTAAAGAATGTCCAGCGAACTGTCATCTGGATGGGCAAGAAGCAGGAGTCAGTGGAAGATGTTCCTTGTGGCAACACTGTTGCTATGGTGGGTTTGGACCAGTTCATCACAAAGAATGCTACCCTGACAAACGAGAAAGAAGTTGATGCCTGTCCAATCAAAGCCATGAAATTTTCAGTGTCCCCTGTTGTGCGTGTTGCTGTTCAGTGCAAGGTTGCCTCTGACCTTCCCAAGCTTGTTGAAGGTTTGAAGCGTCTGGCCAAGTCAGATCCTATGGTTCTCTGTACTGTTGAGGAATCTGGCGAGCATATTATTGCTGGAGCTGGCGAGCTTCACCTTGAAATTTGTTTGAAGGATCTGCAGGAAGACTTCATGGGTGGTGCTGAAATTACTGTCTCCCCTCCTGTTGTCTCCTTCCGTGAGACTGTTCTTGAGAAATCTTGCCGGACTGTCATGAGCAAATCCCCGAACAAGCACAACCGTCTGTACATGGAAGCCCGCCCAATGGAAGAGAGTCTGCCTGAAGCTATTGACGAGGGTCGTATTGGCCCGCGTGACGATCCTAAAGTACGCTCCAAAATTCTATCCGAGGAGTTTGGTTGGGACAAGGAACTTGCAAAGAAGATATGGTGTTTTGGGCCAGAGACCACAGGCCCTAACATTGTTGTGGATATGTGCAAGGGAGTGCAGTATCTTAACGAAATAAAGGATTCCGTTGTGGCTGGCTTTCAGTGGGCATCAAAAGAAGGTGCACTGGCTGAAGAGAACATGCGTGGCCGTGGCATTTGCTTTGAGGTTTGTGATGTTATCCTCCATTCTGATGCTATTCATAGAGGTGGTGGCCAGATCATTCCAACAGCCAGGAGGGTCATTTATGCTGCTCAGCTCACTGCCAAGCCAAGACTGCTTGAGCCTGTTTACTTGGTGGAGATTCAGGCCCCTGAGAATGCTCTTGGTGGAATTTACAGTGTTCTGAACCAGAAGAGAGGACATGTGTTCGAGGAGATGCAGAGGCCTGGTACCCCACTCTACAACATCAAAGCTTACCTCCCTGTTATCGAGTCATTTGGGTTCACAAGCACCCTTAGGGCAGCAACCTCTGGTCAGGCCTTCCCCCTCTTTGTATTTGATCACTGGGAAATGCTGTCAGTTGATCCTTTGGAGCCTGGCACGCAGACAGCTAACCTTGTCCTGGATATCCGCAAGAGGAAGGGTCTGAAGGAGCAAATCACCCCTCTGTCTGAATACGAGGACAAACTCTAG
- the LOC127775551 gene encoding receptor-like protein kinase HSL1 — METMAKAPGPVYLLFLLLALPCCLIPHRGAAQPAANEARLLLQIKRAWGDPAVLAGWNDTAAPAAHCSWPYVTCDTAGRVTNLSLANTNVSGPVSDAVGGLSSLVHLDLYNNNINGTFPTSVYRCVSLRYLNLSQNYLGGELPADIGVGLGENLTTLVLSGNYFTGTIPKSLSRLQKLEWLMLDNNNLTGTIPGELGDLTSLTTLTISTNKLGPGQLPESFKNLTKLTTLWASKCQLVGDMPAYVADMPDLVTLDLAVNNLTGSIPPGIWSLKKLQCLYLFANKLTGDIVVADGAFAAVNLVYIDLSANPKLGGPIPQDFGLLQKLEVIHLYFNNFSGEIPASIGRLPALTEIRLFNNRLTGVLPPELGQKSPDLWDLEVDFNEFTGPIPEGLCDSGKFQTFTAANNLLNGSIPERLAGCTTLEILYLHNNNLSGEVPEALWTATKLQYVELQNNRLTGTLPSTMYSNLSSLTVENNQFRGSIPAAAATLQKFIAGNNNFSGEIPESLGNGMPVLQALNLSGNQLSGGIPKSVSKLKVLTQLDLSKNQFSGEIPAELGAMPVLNALDLSSNRLSGGIPSSLASLNLNSLNLSSNQLSGQVPAKFAIGAYARSFLDNPTLCTSGLGSSYLAGVRSCNAGSPGSASSGGVSPGLRAGLLVAGAALLLVIVALAFFAVRDIRRRRKRVAQREDWKITPFQTDLGFSEAAILRGLTEENLVGRGGSGSVYRVAYTNRYTGGDGAVAVKKIRTGAAKVEEKLEREFESEARILGNVRHNNIVRLLCCVSGDEAKLLVYDYMDNGSLDGWLHGRPVVAAVARARSARGGAPALDWPTRLRVAVGAAQGLYYMHHECTPPIVHRDVKTSNILLDSEFRAKVADFGLARMLAQAGTPDTVSAVAGSFGYMAPECGYTRKVDEKVDVYSFGVVLLELTTGKAANDGGEHGSLADWARHHYQSGESIPDATDQCIRYAGYSDEIEVVFRLGVMCTGATPASRPTMKDVLQILVKCSEQTHQKCKAESGQEEYEVAPLLLPQRGSRRKQPAKAKGADDDADERSDFDSIV, encoded by the exons ATGGAAACCATGGCAAAAGCACCGGGCCCCGTGTACCTCCTCTTCCTGCTGCTCGCGCTGCCTTGCTGCCTCATCCCGCACCGCGGCGCGGCCCAGCCCGCGGCGAACGAGGCGCGGCTGCTCCTCCAGATCAAGCGCGCGTGGGGCGACCCGGCCGTGCTCGCGGGATGGAACGACACGGCCGCGCCCGCGGCTCACTGCTCCTGGCCCTACGTCACATGCGACACCGCCGGGCGCGTCACGAACCTCTCCCTCGCCAACACCAACGTGTCCGGCCCCGTGTCGGACGCCGTCGGCGGCCTCTCCAGCCTCGTGCACCTCGACCtctacaacaacaacatcaaCGGTACGTTCCCGACGAGCGTGTACCGCTGCGTTTCTCTCCGGTACCTCAACCTGTCTCAGAACTACCTCGGCGGGGAGCTCCCCGCCGACatcggcgtcggcctcggggAGAACCTGACAACTCTAGTCCTCAGCGGCAACTACTTCACTGGCACCATCCCCAAGTCGTTGTCCCGATTGCAGAAGCTGGAGTGGCTGATGCTGGACAACAACAACCTCACCGGCACAATCCCGGGAGAGCTCGGCGACCTGACGAGCCTTACGACGCTGACGATCTCGACGAACAAGCTCGGACCGGGTCAGCTGCCGGAGTCGTTCAAGAACCTGACTAAGCTGACAACCCTCTGGGCGAGCAAGTGTCAGCTCGTCGGCGACATGCCAGCCTATGTGGCCGACATGCCGGACTTGGTGACGCTCGACCTGGCGGTCAACAACTTGACAGGAAGCATTCCTCCGGGGATCTGGAGCCTGAAGAAGCTGCAGTGCCTGTATCTATTTGCGAACAAGCTCACCGGCGACATCGTCGTCGCCGATGGTGCTTTCGCCGCAGTGAATTTGGTTTACATCGACCTGTCCGCGAATCCCAAACTGGGTGGACCGATTCCTCAAGATTTCGGTCTCTTGCAGAAGCTTGAAGTCATCCACCTGTACTTTAACAACTTCTCCGGTGAGATACCGGCGAGCATCGGTCGGTTGCCGGCATTGACGGAAATCAGACTATTCAATAATCGCCTCACCGGCGTTCTACCACCGGAGCTTGGGCAGAAGTCACCGGATTTGTGGGATCTTGAGGTTGATTTCAACGAGTTCACGGGACCGATTCCTGAGGGGTTGTGTGACAGCGGCAAGTTCCAGACGTTCACCGCAGCGAACAACCTCTTGAACGGCTCCATCCCGGAGAGGCTCGCCGGCTGCACTACGCTCGAGATCCTGTATCTCCACAACAACAATCTCTCCGGCGAGGTGCCAGAGGCGCTATGGACGGCGACAAAGCTCCAATACGTGGAGCTACAGAACAATCGCCTCACTGGGACTCTGCCTTCCACCATGTACAGCAACCTTTCGAGCTTAACCGTGGAGAACAACCAATTTCGTGGTAGCatcccggcggcggctgctactCTTCAGAAGTTCATCGCCGGGAACAACAATTTTTCCGGGGAGATCCCGGAGAGTCTCGGCAACGGCATGCCGGTGCTGCAGGCACTAAACCTGTCTGGTAACCAGCTCTCCGGCGGGATCCCGAAGAGCGTTTCCAAGCTTAAAGTCTTGACTCAGCTTGATTTGAGCAAGAACCAGTTCTCCGGCGAGATACCGGCCGAGCTGGGCGCCATGCCGGTGCTCAACGCACTTGACCTGTCGTCGAACAGGCTCTCCGGCGGCATACCGTCGTCTCTTGCCAGTCTGAATCTCAACTCGCTCAACCTCTCGTCCAACCAGCTCAGCGGCCAGGTGCCGGCCAAGTTCGCCATAGGTGCCTACGCCCGCAGCTTCCTTGACAACCCCACCCTCTGTACCTCCGGCCTGGGCTCCAGCTACCTCGCCGGCGTGCGGTCCTGCAACGCCGGATCGCCAGGCAGCGCTTCCTCCGGTGGCGTCTCGCCAGGGCTccgcgccggcctcctcgtcgccggggccgcgctcctcctcgtcatcgtgGCGTTGGCCTTCTTCGCCGTCCGCGACATCAGGAGAAGAAGGAAGCGCGTGGCGCAGCGCGAGGACTGGAAGATCACGCCTTTCCAGACCGATCTGGGCTTCAGCGAGGCGGCCATACTCCGGGGTCTAACGGAGGAGAAcctcgtcggccgcggcggctcgGGGAGCGTGTACCGCGTCGCCTACACCAACCGGtacaccggcggcgacggcgccgtggcCGTGAAGAAGATACGGACGGGCGCCGCGAAGGTGGAGGAGAAGCTGGAGCGCGAGTTCGAGTCGGAGGCGCGCATCCTCGGCAACGTCCGGCACAACAACATCGTCAGGCTGCTCTGCTGCGTCTCCGGCGACGAGGCCAAGCTCCTGGTGTACGACTACATGGACAACGGCAGCCTGGACGGGTGGCTCCACGGGCGCCCCGTGGTGGCCGCTGTGGCGAGGGCGCGGTccgcgcggggcggcgcgcCCGCTTTGGACTGGCCGACGAGGCTCAGggtggccgtcggcgccgcgcaGGGGCTGTACTACATGCACCACGAGTGCACACCGCCCATCGTCCACCGCGACGTCAAGACGAGCAACATCCTGCTCGACTCCGAGTTCCGGGCTAAGGTCGCCGACTTTGGGCTGGCCAGGATGCTGGCGCAGGCCGGCACGCCCGACACCGTGTCCGCCGTTGCAGGCTCGTTCGGCTACATGGCTCCCG aGTGTGGTTACACGAGAAAGGTTGATGAGAAGGTGGACGTGTACAGCTTTGGGGTGGTGCTCCTGGAGCTTACCACGGGCAAGGCGGCCAACGACGGCGGTGAGCACGGTTCCCTGGCGGACTGGGCGCGGCACCACTATCAATCGGGAGAGAGCATCCCCGACGCTACGGATCAGTGCATCAGGTACGCGGGTTACTCCGACGAGATCGAGGTGGTGTTCAGGCTAGGCGTGATGTGCACGGGGGCCACGCCCGCGTCACGGCCAACCATGAAGGACGTGCTGCAGATCCTGGTCAAATGCTCCGAGCAGACGCACCAGAAATGCAAGGCGGAGAGCGGGCAGGAGGAGTACGAAGTGGCGCCGCTGTTGCTGCCGCAACGAGGCAGCCGCCGGAAACAGCCCGCGAAGGCCAAAGGAGCAGACGACGACGCTGACGAGAGGAGCGATTTCGATTCCATTGTCTGA
- the LOC127775561 gene encoding hexokinase-6, translated as MGKGTVVGTAVVVCAAAAAAVGVAVVVSRRRRSKREAEEERRRRAAAVIEEVEQRFSTPTALLRGIADAMVEEMERGLRADPHAPLKMLISYVDNLPTGDEHGLFYALDLGGTNFRVIRVQLGGREKRVVSQQYEEVAIPPHLMVGTSMELFDFIAAELESFVKTEGEDFHLPEGRQRELGFTFSFPVHQTSISSGTLIKWTKGFSINGTVGEDVVAELSRAMERQGLDMKVTALVNDTVGTLAGGRYVDNDVAAAVILGTGTNAAYVEHANAIPKWTGLLPRSGNMVINMEWGNFKSERLPRSDYDNALDFESLNPGEQIYEKMISGMYLGEIVRRILLKLAHDASLFGDVVPTKLEQRFILRTPDMSAMHHDTSHDLKHLGAKLKDILGVADTSLEARYITLHVCDLVAERGARLAAAGIYGILKKLGRDRVPSDGSQKQRTVIALDGGLYEHYKKFRTCLEATLADLLGEEAASSVVVKLANDGSGIGAALLAASHSQYASVE; from the exons ATGGGGAAGGGGACGGTAGtggggacggcggtggtggtgtgcgctgcagcggccgcggcggttggggtggcggtggtggtgtcgcggaggaggaggagcaagcgggaggcggaggaggagcggcggaggagggccgCCGCGGTGATCGAGGAGGTGGAGCAGAGGTTCTCGACGCCCACGGCGCTGCTGCGCGGCATCGCGGACGCCatggtggaggagatggagcgCGGCCTCCGCGCCGACCCTCACGCCCCGCTCAAGATGCTCATCAGCTACGTCGACAACCTCCCCACCGG GGATGAGCACGGACTGTTCTATGCTCTCGATCTTGGGGGCACCAATTTCCGTGTTATACGTGTTCAGCTTGGAGGAAGGGAAAAGCGTGTTGTTAGTCAACAGTATGAAGAGGTTGCCATTCCACCTCACCTGATGGTTGGGACTTCTATG GAACTGTTTGACTTCATTGCGGCTGAGTTGGAAAGTTTTGTCAAGACCGAGGGAGAGGATTTCCACTTGCCAGAGGGCAGGCAGAGAGAGTTAGGCTTCACCTTTTCTTTCCCAGTGCACCAAACATCAATATCATCAGGCACTCTTATTAAGTGGACAAAGGGATTTTCCATCAATGGCACG GTGGGGGAAGATGTTGTGGCTGAATTGAGCAGGGCTATGGAAAGGCAAGGGCTTGATATGAAAGTTACAGCTCTT GTTAATGACACTGTAGGCACATTGGCTGGCGGAAGATATGTTGATAAtgacgttgctgctgctgtaaTATTAGGCACTGGCACAAACGCAGCCTACGTGGAGCATGCAAATGCAATTCCAAAATGGACTGGACTACTACCTAGATCAGGAAATATG GTGATTAACATGGAATGGGGAAACTTCAAGTCAGAAAGGCTTCCTCGTTCAGATTACGATAATGCCTTGGACTTTGAAAGTTTAAACCCAGGCGAGCAG ATATATGAAAAGATGATTTCCGGCATGTATCTTGGAGAGATTGTGCGCAGAATCTTGCTTAAGCTTGCTCATGATGCTTCCTTGTTTGGAGATGTTGTTCCAACAAAGCTGGAGCAGCGCTTTATACTGAG GACGCCGGACATGTCAGCGATGCATCATGATACCTCACATGATCTGAAACACCTGGGAGCTAAGCTGAAGGATATCCTGGGG GTCGCTGATACTTCCCTGGAAGCACGATACATCACCCTTCATGTCTGCGACCTCGTTGCAGAGAGAGGTGCACGCTTAGCTGCTGCTGGTATATATGGCATTCTAAAGAAGCTGGGCAGGGACAGAGTGCCAAGTGACGGTAGTCAAAAGCAGAGGACTGTCATTGCTCTGGATGGTGGTCTCTATGAGCATTACAAGAAGTTCAGAACCTGCCTAGAAGCAACGCTTGCAGACCTGCTTGGAGAGGAGGCTGCCTCATCAGTTGTTGTCAAGTTGGCAAACGATGGCTCTGGCATCGGAGCTGCACTTCTTGCAGCATCTCACTCCCAGTATGCTAGCGTCGAGTAG